One region of Halomonas huangheensis genomic DNA includes:
- a CDS encoding BCCT family transporter: MTDSNPAVADGTGSSAHRLGDPIVLTLSIGFIVAFIALSLYDIDMVAGGIATGFAWTAKTMGSYFQLLLLLTFFIAIGVAVSPSALARIGKLDTPELSTFKWLSMIMCTLLAGGGVFFAAGEPVYHFIVTPPAFSTEPGTPEAVAGALAQSFMHWGFLGWAVLGTLAAVALAHAHYDKGLPLQPRTLLTPVLGERLMKGPLGGVVDALCVIAVVAGTVGPIGFLATQVSFGLHRVFGVADGYTTQLAVLVMLGLIYVTSAVSGIHRGIQLLSRFNVLLALAIAAVILVFGPTLFLTNAFFQGFGTYLGSFFEMATMTSQTAPDWWMQWWTVFFFAWFIGYGPLMAIFVARISRGRTIRQVIVAVAVMAPVATAIWFTLLGGSGIYHQLSGTFDLSQALNNFQFDVATLTVAESLPGGSVMVLAILLLTTIFVATTGDSMSYAISVVGSGHDDPSPVIRAFWGVAMALMAGILLYMGAGQISALQQFIVITAIPVSLVMLPTLWTGPRAARAMAREQGLVED, from the coding sequence ATGACTGATTCCAATCCTGCTGTTGCTGATGGTACTGGTTCGTCAGCCCATCGTCTGGGCGACCCTATCGTGCTGACGCTCAGCATCGGTTTTATTGTCGCGTTCATAGCCCTTTCGCTGTATGACATCGACATGGTGGCTGGCGGTATCGCCACGGGCTTTGCCTGGACGGCGAAGACAATGGGCAGCTACTTTCAGCTGCTGCTGCTGTTGACCTTCTTCATCGCCATTGGCGTTGCCGTCAGTCCCAGCGCTTTAGCGCGTATCGGTAAGCTCGATACCCCCGAGCTCAGTACCTTCAAGTGGTTGTCGATGATCATGTGTACGCTGCTGGCGGGTGGTGGAGTGTTCTTTGCCGCCGGAGAGCCGGTGTATCACTTCATCGTGACGCCACCGGCTTTTTCTACCGAGCCGGGGACTCCTGAAGCTGTTGCCGGGGCGCTGGCCCAGTCCTTCATGCACTGGGGCTTCCTCGGGTGGGCGGTGCTGGGAACGCTGGCCGCTGTTGCGTTAGCGCATGCGCATTACGACAAGGGATTACCGCTGCAGCCGCGTACATTGCTGACGCCGGTGTTGGGCGAGCGTCTGATGAAAGGGCCTCTGGGCGGTGTCGTCGATGCGCTGTGTGTGATTGCCGTCGTGGCGGGAACCGTGGGGCCGATTGGCTTTCTGGCCACTCAGGTGAGTTTTGGCTTGCATCGCGTGTTTGGTGTCGCTGATGGCTACACCACACAGCTGGCGGTGTTGGTCATGTTGGGGCTGATCTATGTCACTTCCGCGGTAAGCGGGATTCATCGCGGTATTCAGCTCTTGAGCCGCTTCAATGTGCTGCTGGCGTTGGCGATTGCGGCAGTCATCCTTGTGTTTGGGCCGACACTGTTCCTGACCAATGCTTTTTTCCAGGGTTTTGGCACCTATCTAGGCTCTTTCTTCGAGATGGCCACCATGACGTCGCAGACCGCTCCTGACTGGTGGATGCAGTGGTGGACGGTGTTCTTCTTCGCCTGGTTCATCGGCTATGGCCCTCTGATGGCGATCTTCGTTGCGCGTATTTCTCGTGGCCGTACCATCCGCCAGGTCATTGTCGCGGTTGCCGTCATGGCTCCGGTGGCGACGGCCATCTGGTTCACATTGCTGGGCGGTTCGGGCATCTATCACCAACTGAGCGGTACCTTTGATCTCAGCCAGGCACTGAACAATTTCCAGTTTGATGTCGCGACATTGACCGTTGCAGAATCTCTGCCCGGTGGATCGGTCATGGTATTGGCGATCCTGCTGCTGACGACTATTTTCGTTGCGACCACCGGTGACTCGATGAGTTATGCGATCTCTGTGGTCGGTAGCGGTCATGATGATCCAAGCCCAGTGATCAGGGCATTCTGGGGAGTCGCCATGGCCTTGATGGCAGGTATTCTGCTCTATATGGGGGCTGGTCAGATCAGTGCTCTTCAGCAGTTCATCGTCATCACTGCGATTCCGGTTTCGTTGGTGATGTTGCCGACACTCTGGACCGGACCACGGGCAGCAAGAGCAATGGCGCGTGAACAGGGACTGGTTGAGGACTGA
- a CDS encoding YaeQ family protein, which produces MALQATPYKIELNLSDMDRNVYETLRFTVARHPSETEERLAVRLIAYALFHHEHLAFGRGLSDVDEPALWEKSLDGRVVHWIEVGQPASERMTWCSRRCERFSLVAYGNLRVWQDKELAPVRTLKNINVVAVAPEALEELARDMPRSLSWAVMISDGEMFISDERGQHEVPLEWLVGER; this is translated from the coding sequence ATGGCTCTGCAAGCCACTCCCTACAAGATCGAATTGAATCTTTCCGATATGGATCGCAACGTCTATGAGACGTTGCGCTTTACTGTTGCGCGCCACCCATCGGAAACCGAAGAGCGTCTGGCTGTCCGCTTGATTGCCTATGCGCTGTTTCATCATGAACATCTGGCCTTTGGTCGAGGGTTGTCGGATGTTGATGAACCAGCATTGTGGGAAAAAAGTCTGGATGGCAGAGTCGTGCACTGGATTGAAGTCGGGCAGCCGGCCAGCGAGCGAATGACCTGGTGTTCGAGGCGTTGCGAGCGTTTCAGCCTGGTGGCTTACGGTAACCTGAGGGTCTGGCAGGACAAGGAGTTGGCCCCGGTCAGGACCCTGAAGAATATCAATGTGGTCGCGGTTGCGCCGGAAGCCCTCGAAGAACTGGCCCGTGATATGCCTCGTTCCTTGAGTTGGGCGGTGATGATCAGTGATGGCGAGATGTTCATTTCTGACGAGCGCGGGCAGCACGAAGTGCCTCTGGAATGGCTGGTTGGTGAGCGATAA
- a CDS encoding DUF2721 domain-containing protein — protein MVSVTTPALLFPAISLLLLAYTNRFLTLASLIRKLAEAESSLSKEARLRQIMLLRRRISLTKRMQVAGVFSFLLCTVSMFALFISLNWVGLVLFGISLVSLSISLVFSLWEVLISTNALNVQLQDLEGYARGQQRSKRLAVEDHHAAE, from the coding sequence ATGGTGAGTGTTACTACTCCTGCATTGTTGTTTCCAGCCATCTCGCTATTGCTGCTGGCCTATACCAATCGCTTCCTGACGCTGGCATCGCTGATTCGCAAGTTGGCGGAAGCCGAGTCCAGCTTGAGTAAAGAAGCGCGGCTGCGCCAGATCATGCTGCTGCGTCGGCGTATATCGCTGACCAAGCGCATGCAGGTGGCGGGGGTCTTCAGCTTCCTGTTGTGTACCGTGTCGATGTTTGCCCTGTTCATTTCGCTCAATTGGGTAGGCCTGGTGTTGTTTGGTATCAGCCTGGTGTCATTGTCGATTTCACTGGTTTTCTCTCTGTGGGAAGTGTTGATCTCGACCAATGCACTCAATGTTCAATTGCAGGACCTTGAAGGGTATGCGCGAGGCCAGCAGCGCTCGAAACGCCTTGCTGTAGAGGACCATCATGCAGCCGAATGA
- the rlmM gene encoding 23S rRNA (cytidine(2498)-2'-O)-methyltransferase RlmM, whose translation MQPNELLMLCRPGFEPDLTAELQDRIEALGEVAHVEPWVSEGLVRVILDSDRPANELHRQLGLKDLVFARQTLVALPPLQLSREDRLSPIIDQVKVSGWSFEEIWQETPDTNEAKALSGLMKALERPLASHLKKRGALRRKAGGRRLHLVWRDGDQVQLGMSFPGNRSEFPGGIRRLRFPPGAPSRSTLKLEEAWHEFVPRDQWQERIAEGMQAADLGAAPGGWTWQLVHQGMNVYAIDNGPMDSTLMSSGMVEHLREDGFVWEPPTRLDWLVCDIVDKPARVVSMVERWLVQRWCREAVFNLKLPMKKRWEEVAWCLDGLSERLTDAGVRAEIRCRHLYHDREEVTVHVRLD comes from the coding sequence ATGCAGCCGAATGAATTGTTGATGTTATGTCGTCCGGGCTTTGAGCCGGATCTGACGGCAGAGTTGCAGGATCGTATCGAGGCGCTGGGCGAGGTTGCCCACGTCGAGCCTTGGGTAAGCGAGGGGTTGGTACGGGTGATTCTCGACAGTGATCGACCCGCCAATGAACTGCATCGACAGCTTGGACTCAAGGATCTGGTGTTTGCACGCCAGACCCTCGTGGCCCTTCCGCCATTGCAATTGTCACGTGAAGATCGTCTGTCGCCGATCATCGATCAGGTAAAGGTCAGCGGCTGGAGCTTCGAGGAAATCTGGCAGGAAACACCGGATACCAACGAAGCCAAGGCGCTGTCGGGCTTGATGAAGGCGCTGGAGCGTCCGTTGGCCAGTCACCTGAAGAAGCGCGGGGCGCTGCGCCGCAAGGCCGGTGGTCGACGCCTGCACCTGGTATGGCGTGATGGCGATCAGGTCCAGTTAGGGATGAGCTTTCCGGGCAATCGCAGCGAGTTTCCGGGCGGTATCCGCCGCTTGCGTTTCCCGCCTGGCGCGCCGAGTCGCTCGACACTCAAGCTCGAGGAAGCCTGGCATGAGTTTGTTCCCCGTGATCAGTGGCAGGAACGCATTGCCGAAGGCATGCAGGCTGCGGACCTTGGCGCGGCTCCCGGCGGCTGGACCTGGCAGCTCGTCCATCAGGGGATGAACGTCTATGCCATCGATAATGGTCCCATGGACAGCACGTTGATGTCCTCTGGAATGGTTGAGCATCTGCGTGAGGATGGCTTTGTCTGGGAGCCACCGACTCGGCTCGATTGGCTGGTCTGCGATATCGTCGACAAACCAGCGCGAGTGGTGTCGATGGTCGAACGTTGGCTGGTACAACGTTGGTGTCGTGAGGCGGTATTCAACCTCAAGTTGCCGATGAAGAAACGCTGGGAGGAGGTCGCCTGGTGTCTCGATGGCCTGAGCGAGCGACTCACTGACGCGGGAGTGAGGGCGGAGATACGTTGTCGTCACCTCTACCATGACCGGGAAGAAGTGACGGTCCATGTACGGCTTGACTAA
- a CDS encoding antibiotic biosynthesis monooxygenase family protein: MIKIIIERRIMPGLEEEYEQAAREAMRQSLGANGFFGGESLVEQHHSDRRLMITKWRDLRAWKEWYNSDARLHAMQRVQPLLTEEEKVTIYEPAY, from the coding sequence ATGATAAAAATCATCATCGAGCGACGCATCATGCCTGGTCTGGAAGAAGAGTACGAGCAGGCTGCTCGAGAAGCCATGCGCCAATCATTGGGGGCCAATGGCTTCTTCGGCGGAGAAAGTCTTGTTGAGCAGCATCACTCGGATCGTCGCCTGATGATTACCAAATGGCGCGATCTGCGCGCCTGGAAGGAATGGTACAACAGTGACGCGCGATTGCACGCCATGCAACGCGTTCAGCCACTGCTGACAGAAGAGGAAAAGGTCACCATCTACGAACCGGCCTACTGA
- the tusA gene encoding sulfurtransferase TusA produces MVDSADTLPASDRELDTSGLFCPEPIMLMHNAVRDMTSGQVLMVVATDPATTRDVPKFCQFLGHELLNHQSEADGTHLYFIRLG; encoded by the coding sequence ATGGTGGATTCTGCCGATACGCTGCCTGCCAGCGACAGGGAACTGGATACGTCCGGACTGTTCTGTCCTGAACCGATCATGCTGATGCATAACGCGGTTCGCGATATGACATCCGGTCAGGTTTTGATGGTAGTTGCCACTGACCCGGCGACGACGCGTGATGTTCCCAAGTTCTGCCAGTTTCTTGGCCACGAACTGTTGAATCACCAGTCTGAAGCGGATGGCACCCACCTGTATTTTATTCGCCTTGGTTGA
- a CDS encoding DUF3080 family protein, which translates to MRRRAYLVLLLAGWLTACSDSESASELAGWQETLGKALNQPAPKPRQPGNIGDFPQPRALLQETADVREGMLNIYALRRCGIINLIAQRNNQLGRVAPPSQRWIYELTLWRQLDSCLTSDLSNDLAEEDLQRLQRLTALKTHELPIVSYNTLVGSEEWTGSFSRASSPLDPSDFSAVTIQLPALRYLLNAVTHQFDHQWQPDSAQLEQHLKQLRARPLSAQLMRTLMLATTRLDEGSALLSQALETTTDCSTQSSATLPVPPRWLDDLERQSLRWFTTMDELLDAHIAASTALQQYRRTWLSIEAPEAPLPHFQRAYQHHKRLLHTFHQRCN; encoded by the coding sequence ATGAGACGACGGGCTTACCTCGTGCTGTTGTTGGCCGGCTGGCTTACTGCTTGCAGTGACAGCGAGTCGGCCAGCGAGCTCGCTGGCTGGCAGGAGACACTTGGTAAAGCTCTGAACCAGCCGGCCCCCAAGCCCCGCCAACCGGGAAATATCGGCGACTTCCCACAGCCCCGCGCGTTGTTGCAGGAAACTGCAGATGTTCGCGAAGGCATGCTGAACATCTATGCCCTGCGCCGCTGCGGCATCATCAACCTGATTGCCCAACGCAACAACCAGCTTGGCCGAGTCGCACCACCCAGTCAGCGCTGGATCTACGAACTGACCCTATGGCGGCAACTGGACAGCTGTCTGACCAGCGACCTCAGCAACGATCTCGCCGAAGAAGACCTGCAGCGCCTGCAACGGCTCACCGCACTCAAGACCCACGAACTGCCGATCGTCAGCTACAACACGCTGGTGGGCTCCGAGGAGTGGACAGGTAGTTTCTCTCGAGCCAGTTCGCCCCTTGACCCCAGCGACTTCTCGGCAGTCACCATACAATTGCCAGCCCTGCGCTATCTACTCAACGCTGTCACCCACCAGTTCGACCACCAATGGCAGCCCGACTCGGCGCAACTTGAGCAGCATCTGAAACAGCTCCGAGCACGCCCCCTGAGTGCACAACTGATGCGCACTCTCATGCTGGCAACAACACGCCTAGATGAAGGCAGTGCTTTGCTCTCTCAAGCACTGGAAACCACCACAGACTGTTCAACACAATCGAGCGCCACGCTGCCTGTCCCACCCAGGTGGCTCGATGATCTGGAGCGCCAGTCACTGCGCTGGTTCACCACCATGGATGAACTGCTGGACGCCCATATTGCGGCCTCTACCGCGCTTCAGCAATATCGTCGTACATGGCTCTCGATTGAAGCTCCTGAGGCTCCCCTACCTCATTTCCAGCGGGCCTACCAACATCACAAGCGGCTGCTCCACACTTTTCACCAACGCTGCAACTGA
- a CDS encoding MATE family efflux transporter — MRVLPTDLLSTSRRESGPLIRLALPICGAQLAQAGMSVVDIMMTGRHSATDLAAVSVGASLWMPLMLFMTGTLMGLTPIVAHLLGGNRRQQIRPNVHQALWIGVVMGVISAILLWFCVAPVFRWMEVPEAVAQQAQAYVGAVAFGMPGVAIFLSLRAFSDGVNHTRPALWISLIGLAVNIPSNYLLINGGEAVVTLFGSATPALIADIPALGAWGCGIATALAMWVMSLAMMLYTQRSRAYGDIELWQSPSLPDMAVIRELLFVGVPIGVAIFVEVTLFTVIALFIASLGEIVVSAHQVALNYTSLLFMLPLSLGMALTVRVGNTLGRGDAHLARLVAWNGILIAFGVAVLNSVVLWFTASSVIALYTHNLEVQALTLSLIGLAMLYQVSDSLQVAMAGALRGYKDTRVIMLITLLAYWLVGLGGGHLLGDYGLGSWLAPMGVHGYWIGLVAGLTVAAVLLGERLRRRSRRMIVKMHQSEA, encoded by the coding sequence GTGCGTGTTCTACCCACGGACCTTCTGTCCACCAGCCGCCGCGAAAGCGGGCCGCTGATCCGCCTGGCCCTTCCCATCTGCGGCGCGCAATTGGCCCAGGCAGGCATGAGTGTCGTCGATATCATGATGACCGGACGCCATAGCGCGACCGACCTTGCTGCGGTATCCGTAGGAGCCAGCCTATGGATGCCATTGATGCTGTTCATGACCGGAACATTGATGGGTCTGACGCCGATCGTGGCGCATCTGCTGGGCGGTAACCGTCGTCAACAGATTCGTCCCAATGTTCACCAGGCACTGTGGATCGGGGTCGTCATGGGAGTAATCTCAGCCATCCTGCTATGGTTCTGCGTTGCCCCTGTATTCCGTTGGATGGAGGTTCCGGAAGCAGTCGCTCAGCAAGCCCAGGCCTATGTGGGCGCGGTTGCCTTTGGCATGCCCGGCGTGGCGATATTCCTCAGCCTTCGGGCCTTCTCGGATGGGGTCAACCATACTCGACCGGCGCTGTGGATCAGCCTGATCGGATTAGCCGTCAACATTCCCAGCAACTACCTACTGATCAATGGCGGCGAAGCCGTGGTGACACTGTTCGGCTCAGCTACCCCAGCCTTGATCGCAGACATCCCGGCGCTGGGCGCCTGGGGTTGTGGTATTGCCACCGCACTGGCGATGTGGGTCATGAGTCTAGCCATGATGCTCTATACCCAACGCAGCCGGGCCTACGGCGATATAGAACTATGGCAATCACCAAGTCTCCCGGACATGGCGGTGATCCGTGAGCTACTGTTTGTCGGGGTACCGATCGGTGTGGCTATCTTTGTCGAGGTCACGTTATTTACCGTCATCGCGCTGTTTATCGCCAGCCTGGGCGAGATCGTGGTTTCCGCACACCAGGTGGCACTGAACTACACCTCGCTGCTGTTCATGCTGCCATTGTCGCTGGGCATGGCACTCACCGTACGCGTCGGAAATACCCTTGGCCGTGGTGACGCCCACCTCGCCCGACTGGTGGCCTGGAACGGCATTCTGATCGCCTTTGGCGTCGCTGTGCTGAACAGCGTCGTACTGTGGTTTACCGCCAGTTCGGTGATCGCGCTCTATACCCACAACCTCGAGGTGCAGGCACTGACTCTCAGTCTGATCGGTCTGGCAATGCTCTACCAGGTATCCGATTCTCTGCAGGTCGCCATGGCTGGTGCGCTGCGCGGTTACAAGGACACCCGAGTGATCATGCTGATCACCCTGCTCGCCTATTGGCTGGTGGGCCTGGGTGGCGGTCATCTACTCGGTGACTATGGCCTCGGCTCCTGGTTGGCACCGATGGGCGTACACGGCTACTGGATCGGCCTGGTAGCAGGTTTGACAGTGGCCGCTGTACTGCTCGGTGAACGCCTGCGCCGCCGCAGCCGACGCATGATCGTCAAGATGCATCAAAGCGAGGCATGA
- a CDS encoding elongation factor P hydroxylase, translated as MPMSYPDPESTPQSTEYQLQDIIALFDGLFAETFNTRLVRGGDEPLYVPAGNGCDWHQVIFARGFYTSALHEISHWCIAGERRRLLEDYGYWYIPDGRDAEQQHAFEKVEIAPQALELLFSRACGIRFNVSVDNLGEVDVDREVFEARVAERAMRYLSDGLPLRAAALELTLRAFYQQRLSLSDALTIGRGHLVVGMPMASREVPQPA; from the coding sequence ATGCCCATGTCATATCCTGATCCGGAAAGCACTCCCCAGAGCACCGAATACCAGTTGCAGGACATCATTGCCCTGTTTGACGGACTCTTTGCCGAGACCTTCAACACCCGCCTGGTACGCGGTGGTGATGAGCCATTGTATGTACCGGCCGGTAACGGTTGTGACTGGCACCAGGTGATCTTCGCCCGTGGCTTCTATACCAGTGCGTTGCATGAGATCAGCCACTGGTGCATCGCCGGTGAGCGGCGCCGCTTACTGGAGGATTATGGGTACTGGTATATTCCGGATGGCCGCGATGCAGAGCAGCAGCATGCTTTCGAGAAGGTTGAGATCGCGCCACAGGCCCTGGAACTGTTGTTCAGCAGGGCCTGTGGGATTCGCTTCAACGTCAGTGTAGATAACCTCGGCGAGGTGGACGTCGACCGTGAAGTCTTTGAAGCTCGGGTCGCAGAGCGCGCAATGCGCTATCTGAGTGATGGACTACCGTTGCGGGCTGCGGCTCTTGAGCTGACGTTGCGAGCCTTTTACCAGCAACGGCTGTCATTGAGTGACGCGCTGACGATAGGGCGTGGGCATCTTGTGGTGGGGATGCCGATGGCGAGCCGGGAAGTGCCCCAGCCCGCTTGA
- a CDS encoding TatD family hydrolase, whose product MSNAVPSPTELLPEALRFTSPAPLVDIGANLTHESFTQDLEPTLTRARDAGVETLIITGTDIEHARQAVALSRQHDGLYATAGVHPHDASGWTPQVAAAMAELYRDPLVVAVGECGLDFNRNFSTPQQQEHAFEAQLALAADNGLPLFVHERDAGARMSSILRAWRDDVRQVVVHCFTADRETLHRYLDLDLHIGLTGWICDERRGHHLRELVADIPGNRLMVETDCPYLLPRNLPAKLKGRRHEPALLPWIVREIAHWRDESEAQLAASSSATAREFFALDTDRSQPGGGSD is encoded by the coding sequence TTGTCCAACGCCGTACCTTCGCCCACCGAGCTGCTGCCCGAGGCTTTGCGATTCACTTCGCCAGCGCCTCTCGTCGATATCGGTGCCAACCTGACCCATGAGAGCTTTACTCAGGATCTCGAGCCGACACTTACCCGAGCTCGAGACGCTGGCGTGGAAACCCTGATTATCACTGGCACCGATATAGAGCATGCACGCCAGGCGGTGGCGTTGAGCCGTCAGCATGATGGCCTCTACGCCACCGCGGGAGTGCATCCTCACGATGCCAGCGGCTGGACACCGCAAGTGGCAGCGGCCATGGCTGAATTGTATCGAGACCCACTGGTGGTAGCAGTTGGCGAGTGCGGACTCGATTTCAACCGCAACTTTTCCACTCCACAGCAGCAGGAACATGCTTTCGAAGCTCAACTGGCACTGGCCGCCGACAATGGGCTACCGCTGTTCGTTCACGAGCGTGATGCCGGAGCGCGTATGAGCAGCATCCTGCGCGCCTGGCGGGACGATGTCCGTCAGGTCGTCGTGCACTGCTTCACCGCAGACCGCGAGACGTTGCACCGCTATCTGGATCTCGACCTGCATATCGGCCTGACTGGTTGGATCTGCGACGAACGTCGAGGCCACCACCTGCGAGAGTTGGTAGCTGACATTCCGGGCAACCGATTGATGGTCGAGACCGATTGCCCGTATTTGCTACCACGCAATCTTCCGGCCAAGCTCAAGGGACGTCGCCATGAGCCAGCATTGTTACCGTGGATTGTTCGCGAGATCGCTCACTGGCGCGATGAAAGCGAAGCTCAGCTCGCCGCCAGCAGTAGCGCTACAGCACGCGAATTCTTTGCTCTCGACACTGACAGGTCCCAGCCCGGGGGAGGTTCGGATTGA
- a CDS encoding ATP-binding cassette domain-containing protein, translating into MTLLRLEQLQLAYGHHILLDHAELSLERGERLALVGRNGTGKSTLLRLVSGENLPDGGNIWRAPGLKIGVLEQELPDATDTTIFEMVAQGLPEAGELLSEYHRLVQSSDPDMNRMATLQTRLEAIDGWSFHQRIDVVLTRLGLPAETEMSSLSGGWRRRVALARALVADPDLLLLDEPTNHLDLDTIAWLEEQLLAFTGAVLFITHDRAFLSRLATGILELDRGRLGRYPGDYATYQAQKQHELEVEARENAEFDKKLAQEEVWIRQGIKARRTRNEGRVRALEQLRQERSQRRERQGKASLSVDSGERSGKRVVELSHVTQHFEDATVIRDLNIEVQRGDRIGFIGRNGAGKTTLLKILLGELAPSEGEVRMGTKLQVAYFDQLRAGLEPEKTVYDNVAQGSDRITVGGRDRHVMSYLQDFLFSPERVRQPVKALSGGESNRLLLAKLFTQPANVLVLDEPTNDLDVETLELLEELLLDFDGTLLLVSHDRAFMDNVVTSVLAFEGQGCVREYVGGYTDWVRQGGKLPPAPWEGAARQGVEPTAEALPPEQDKGTSVQGRSVARAKPVKLSYKLQRELDALPAEIERLENEITVLEAEVGDPAFYQQDSGAVNERLGVLQSAQDSLDKTMERWMELEAMVAGEE; encoded by the coding sequence GTGACTCTGCTACGACTCGAGCAGCTGCAACTGGCCTATGGCCACCATATCCTGCTTGACCATGCCGAGCTGAGCCTTGAGAGGGGTGAGCGGCTGGCACTGGTGGGCCGCAACGGTACGGGTAAATCGACGCTATTGCGTCTGGTTTCTGGCGAAAACCTGCCCGATGGCGGCAACATCTGGCGTGCGCCGGGGCTCAAGATCGGTGTCCTCGAGCAGGAATTGCCCGATGCGACTGATACCACCATCTTTGAAATGGTGGCTCAGGGGCTGCCGGAAGCCGGTGAACTACTCTCTGAGTACCATCGACTGGTGCAGTCCAGTGACCCGGATATGAACCGCATGGCCACGCTACAGACGCGCCTCGAAGCCATCGACGGCTGGTCTTTCCATCAGCGCATCGATGTGGTGCTGACTCGCCTCGGGCTGCCAGCGGAGACGGAAATGTCTTCGCTATCCGGCGGCTGGCGGCGGCGTGTGGCATTGGCCCGTGCACTGGTGGCCGATCCCGATCTGCTGCTGCTCGATGAGCCGACCAACCACCTTGACCTCGATACCATCGCCTGGCTGGAGGAACAGTTGTTGGCGTTTACCGGGGCGGTGCTGTTCATCACCCACGACCGTGCCTTCCTGTCGCGGTTGGCCACCGGCATTCTCGAACTGGATCGCGGTCGTCTCGGACGCTATCCCGGCGACTACGCCACCTATCAGGCCCAGAAGCAGCACGAGCTTGAAGTGGAAGCGCGCGAGAACGCTGAGTTCGACAAGAAGCTGGCCCAGGAAGAAGTCTGGATTCGTCAGGGCATCAAGGCGCGGCGCACTCGCAACGAGGGGCGTGTACGGGCGTTGGAACAGCTACGGCAGGAGCGTAGCCAGCGTCGTGAGCGTCAAGGCAAGGCATCGTTGTCGGTAGACAGTGGCGAACGCAGCGGCAAGCGCGTAGTCGAGCTGTCTCATGTGACCCAGCACTTCGAGGATGCCACCGTTATTCGCGATCTGAACATCGAGGTTCAGCGTGGTGATCGGATCGGCTTTATCGGTCGCAATGGGGCGGGCAAGACCACCTTGCTCAAGATCCTGCTTGGCGAGCTGGCGCCCAGTGAGGGCGAAGTGCGCATGGGTACCAAGCTGCAGGTGGCCTATTTCGACCAATTGCGTGCAGGGCTAGAGCCGGAAAAGACCGTCTACGACAACGTGGCCCAGGGCAGTGACCGTATCACTGTCGGGGGGCGCGACCGTCATGTGATGAGTTATCTGCAGGACTTCCTGTTCTCACCGGAGCGCGTGCGTCAGCCGGTCAAGGCCCTGTCGGGTGGTGAGTCGAATCGATTGCTGCTGGCGAAGTTGTTTACTCAGCCCGCCAATGTGCTGGTACTGGATGAGCCGACCAACGACCTCGACGTCGAGACCCTGGAGCTACTCGAGGAGCTGTTGCTGGACTTCGATGGAACCTTGTTGCTGGTTTCCCACGACCGGGCCTTCATGGACAACGTCGTTACCAGCGTGCTGGCCTTCGAGGGCCAGGGCTGCGTACGCGAGTATGTTGGTGGTTATACGGACTGGGTGCGCCAGGGGGGCAAGTTGCCGCCGGCTCCCTGGGAAGGAGCTGCGCGTCAGGGGGTAGAACCCACTGCTGAAGCGCTGCCTCCCGAGCAGGACAAGGGCACTTCGGTTCAGGGCAGGTCGGTTGCCAGGGCGAAACCAGTCAAACTGTCCTACAAGTTGCAGCGTGAGCTTGATGCGCTACCTGCCGAGATCGAGCGGCTTGAGAATGAAATCACAGTGCTGGAAGCGGAGGTCGGCGATCCAGCCTTCTATCAGCAGGATTCCGGCGCAGTGAACGAGCGTCTGGGCGTCCTGCAGTCCGCTCAGGACTCGCTCGACAAGACAATGGAGCGCTGGATGGAGCTGGAAGCGATGGTCGCCGGGGAAGAATGA
- a CDS encoding universal stress protein produces the protein MSNEYRHVLVAVDLTKDSHRILERALQIADRNHAKLSIIHTLEPLGFAYGGDIPMDLTSIQDQLDEHAKQRLAEIADNNMSRENQHVVVGMPDTEIHRFADENDVDLIVVGSHGRHGFALLLGSTSTGVLHGAQCDVLAVRVGMDSEE, from the coding sequence ATGAGCAACGAATACCGTCATGTGCTGGTTGCCGTAGACCTGACCAAGGATTCGCACCGAATCCTTGAGCGAGCACTACAGATTGCCGACCGCAACCATGCCAAGCTGTCGATCATCCATACACTGGAGCCATTGGGCTTCGCCTATGGCGGAGATATTCCCATGGACCTGACCAGTATTCAGGACCAACTCGATGAACATGCCAAGCAAAGGCTCGCTGAAATCGCCGACAACAATATGTCGCGGGAAAATCAGCACGTTGTCGTCGGCATGCCGGACACCGAGATTCATCGCTTTGCCGACGAGAATGATGTCGACCTGATCGTGGTCGGCTCCCATGGTCGTCATGGCTTTGCTCTGCTGCTGGGCTCAACGTCGACAGGCGTGCTGCATGGTGCTCAGTGCGATGTACTCGCCGTGCGTGTGGGTATGGACAGCGAAGAGTAA